In Planctomycetaceae bacterium, the following are encoded in one genomic region:
- a CDS encoding PilZ domain-containing protein has product MIGARRYERVPLSMAVEVKDLATARLCRGRSIDISRGGMGLFVPFFIAAGSRVRISVTLARQGRPVATWVNAVVRRATAEDGGAVLGVEFDTVLAMATQPDLCEMVDGR; this is encoded by the coding sequence ATGATCGGTGCCCGCAGATATGAACGCGTCCCCCTGAGCATGGCCGTCGAGGTCAAAGACCTCGCCACCGCGCGCCTCTGCCGCGGGCGGTCGATCGACATCAGCCGCGGCGGCATGGGGCTGTTCGTGCCGTTCTTCATCGCCGCGGGAAGCCGCGTGCGCATCAGCGTCACCCTGGCGCGTCAGGGACGGCCGGTGGCGACCTGGGTCAACGCCGTCGTGCGCCGCGCCACGGCAGAAGACGGCGGCGCCGTTCTCGGCGTCGAGTTCGACACGGTGCTGGCCATGGCCACCCAGCCCGATCTGTGCGAGATGGTTGACGGACGATGA